The Bifidobacterium asteroides genomic interval AGCGGCGCAGGACCAGGTCGCGGTTGGCCGGCATGACCATATCCACATAGTCGATCATGATCATGCCGCCGATGTCGCGCAGGCGCAGCTGCCGGGCGATCTCCTCGGAGGCCTCCAGGTTGCAGCGGGTCACCGTCTCCTCCAGGGACTTGCCCTTGCCGATGAAGCGGCCCGTGTTCACATCGATGGTGGTCATGGCCTCGGTGCGGTCGATGACCAGGGAGCCGCCGGAGGGCAGGTAGACCTGACGTTCCATGCCCTTGCGCAGCTGGCTGTCGATGCTCCAGCGGTCGAAGACATCCTTGCCCTGGTGCTCGGCGGGATCCCAGTGCTCGAGCTTCTCCTCCAGGTCGGGTGCCATGGTCTCCAGGTAGTTGCGGACCCTCTCGTAGACCCCCTCGCCCTGGACCACCAGCTTGGCGAAGTCATCGTTGAAGATGTCGCGGACCACGCGGATGGCCACGTCCGGCTCGCCCTGCAGAAGCTTGGGGCGCTTGCCGTGCAGGAACTCCTTGCGCTTGTCCTCGATCTTGCTCCACTGACGCTGCAGGTTCTCCAGGTCCTTGGTCAGGGCCTCCTCGCTGGCCCCCTCGGCCGCGGTGCGGATGATGACGCCCATGTCCTTGGGAGCCACCCTGGAGACGATGCTCTTGAGGCGGGAACGCTCGCGGTCGGGCAGCTTGCGGCTGACGCCGGTCATGCCGCCCGAGGGCACCAGGACCAGGAAGCGGCCGGCCAGCGTGACCTGCGAGGTCAGCCGGGCGCCCTTGTGGCCGATGGGATCCTTGGTGACCTGGACCAGCACGGGGTCGCCGGACTTGAAGGCCAGCTCGATCCGGCGGGGCTGGCCCTCCAGGCGGGTGGAGTCCCAGTTGACCTCGCCTGCGTAGAGCACGCCGTTGCGGGCCTGGCCTATGTCCACGAAGGCGGCCTCCATGCTGGGCAGGACGTTCTGGACCCGGCCCAGGTAGATGTTGCCGACAGTGGAGACCTCCTGGATGTCGGAGACGTAGTGCTCGACCAGGATGTCGTCCTCGATGACCGAGATCTGGGTGTGGTGCTCCTTCTCACGCACCACCATCAGACGGTTGACGTTCTCACGGCGGGCCAGGAAGTCCTGCTCGACCAGCTGGGACTGACGGGAGCGTTCGCGACGGTTGTCCCGTCGACGCTGCTTCTTGGCCTCCAGGCGGGTGGAGCCCTCCACGTCGGTGATCTCGTCAATATACTGCTGCTTGCGGGAACGGCGGGTGCCGGACACCTCTGACTCGCCCTCAGCGGACTTGGAACCCCTGCGACGGCGGCGGCGACGGGTCAGCGGCGCCTCGTCCTCGTCATCCTTGTCCTTTTCCTGCTCGTGCCCACGACGGCGGCGACGGGTGGAAACGGACTTTTCAGAGTCTTCATCAGCGCTCTTGGCACGGCGGCGGCGGGTGCGGGTGCCGGACACCTGCTGTTCCTCGTCCTGCTCCTGGTCCTCGTCGACCACGAAGGTGATGCCCTCATGGTCCAGATCCTCCTCGATACGCTCCACCTCGTCGGCGGCCCTGCGCTCCTCGGCGTTGAGCCTGCGGGAACGGCGTGAACCGCCCTCCGAAGTGTTCCTGGACCTGCTGCGGCGAGAGGTCTTGGGCGCTTGCTCGGCATCCTCGTCCTCGTCATCCCGTTCTTCGCGCTCATCGTGCTCAGGCCGGGAAGCGGGTATGACCGGCTCCTGGAAGAGCAGGGATGTCATAGGACGGGGACGGGAGGCGCGCGGGCGCTCATCCTGCTCTTCGGCCTTCCGGCCTGACCTCTGGCTGCGGCCCGAGGTCAGTGCCTCCACAGCCTCAATGGCACGCTCCTGACGCTCCTGGTCAGGTTCGCCCTCCTGGGCATGCTCCTCAGTGCGTCGGCGGGCGCCAGTCCGGGTGCGACGACGAGTGGTCGTCCTGGTCGGCTTCGACTCGCCCTCATCCACTTGGGCATCCTGATCGTCCGCCTGATCCTCCTTGGGCTTGCGGGCGCGACGGCGACGGGTGGCGGAGGGCTTGGACTCGTCCTCCTCCTCTTTGGCCTTGCGGGAGGC includes:
- a CDS encoding Rne/Rng family ribonuclease, whose amino-acid sequence is MPEKTNTEDTQDNRSAIRDGQEGQVDQTASSSTRRRAGRRVVRVAGAAGADVPVKVEAEKRKASRKAKEEEDESKPSATRRRRARKPKEDQADDQDAQVDEGESKPTRTTTRRRTRTGARRRTEEHAQEGEPDQERQERAIEAVEALTSGRSQRSGRKAEEQDERPRASRPRPMTSLLFQEPVIPASRPEHDEREERDDEDEDAEQAPKTSRRSRSRNTSEGGSRRSRRLNAEERRAADEVERIEEDLDHEGITFVVDEDQEQDEEQQVSGTRTRRRRAKSADEDSEKSVSTRRRRRGHEQEKDKDDEDEAPLTRRRRRRRGSKSAEGESEVSGTRRSRKQQYIDEITDVEGSTRLEAKKQRRRDNRRERSRQSQLVEQDFLARRENVNRLMVVREKEHHTQISVIEDDILVEHYVSDIQEVSTVGNIYLGRVQNVLPSMEAAFVDIGQARNGVLYAGEVNWDSTRLEGQPRRIELAFKSGDPVLVQVTKDPIGHKGARLTSQVTLAGRFLVLVPSGGMTGVSRKLPDRERSRLKSIVSRVAPKDMGVIIRTAAEGASEEALTKDLENLQRQWSKIEDKRKEFLHGKRPKLLQGEPDVAIRVVRDIFNDDFAKLVVQGEGVYERVRNYLETMAPDLEEKLEHWDPAEHQGKDVFDRWSIDSQLRKGMERQVYLPSGGSLVIDRTEAMTTIDVNTGRFIGKGKSLEETVTRCNLEASEEIARQLRLRDIGGMIMIDYVDMVMPANRDLVLRRLVECLARDRTKHQVAEVTSLGLVQMTRKRVGQGLVEAFSEECPTCHGRGFILHDKPTISASYADPYAVKGGDPFVKTNKHGHGSSSKETLSTGSTPAVKAKLARIAAAAQAASDEDDAQAETADVAKES